A window of Metabacillus sp. B2-18 contains these coding sequences:
- a CDS encoding ribonuclease J, whose translation MYMEKTENIKLIALGGVGEVGKNMFVVEINSDIFVIDAGLMYPEDSMLGIDMVIPDITYLKENEERIKGIFLTHGHDESIGGIFYLLNNLSVPIYGTKLTLALVGEKLKENRMRQSVFVKEVDNETILSFPSTEISFFRTNHSIPDSVGISFETSMGAIIHTGDFKIDQTPVADSHMDIGKIAKLGENGVLCLLSDSINAERPGYSGSEARVGGEISDVMYNADGRVIVAVFASNLYRIQQVINAAVKNNRKLAVVGKNMKSILNLAISLGYISVEEELFISVNEIDKHESNEVAILTTSNHGEPLAVLSRMAKQSHKLVNVKDGDTVLIAATPIPGHELVFSKTIDLLSRAGANVIFGQKQIHVSGHGHQEELKMMLNLTKPKYFIPIHGEFKMQKAHEKLAKQVGIEPQNIFLVDKGEVVEFKGLNVYTGAKVPSGNVLIDGLGIGDVGNIVLRDRRLLSQDGILIVVVTLNKQKKQITSGPEIITRGFVYVRESEELIGEATKVVSNIVERSMQEHSIEWSSIKLSIRESLNQFLYEKTKRRPMILPIIMEI comes from the coding sequence GACATATTTGTTATTGATGCCGGCTTAATGTATCCAGAAGATAGTATGCTAGGAATTGATATGGTCATACCGGATATTACTTACCTTAAGGAAAATGAGGAAAGAATAAAGGGGATCTTTTTAACACATGGTCATGATGAAAGTATCGGTGGAATCTTTTATTTACTCAATAATTTAAGTGTTCCAATTTATGGGACAAAGCTTACTTTGGCTCTGGTTGGAGAAAAGTTAAAAGAAAATCGTATGAGACAATCTGTGTTTGTTAAAGAAGTTGATAATGAAACGATATTGTCATTTCCAAGTACAGAAATCTCGTTTTTTAGAACAAATCACAGTATCCCCGATTCAGTAGGTATTAGCTTTGAAACTTCTATGGGAGCAATTATTCATACTGGAGATTTTAAGATTGATCAAACACCAGTAGCTGATAGTCATATGGATATCGGTAAAATTGCTAAGTTAGGTGAAAACGGTGTCTTATGCTTACTATCTGATAGTATAAATGCAGAAAGACCAGGTTATTCTGGTTCAGAAGCCAGAGTAGGTGGAGAAATTTCAGATGTTATGTACAATGCAGATGGAAGAGTAATAGTTGCTGTTTTTGCTTCAAACTTATATCGAATTCAACAAGTAATTAATGCGGCAGTGAAAAACAATCGTAAATTAGCTGTTGTTGGAAAAAATATGAAGAGTATACTAAATTTAGCGATAAGTCTTGGCTACATCTCTGTTGAAGAAGAACTCTTCATTTCCGTAAATGAAATTGATAAACATGAATCAAATGAAGTGGCCATATTAACGACAAGTAACCATGGCGAGCCACTTGCTGTTTTATCTAGAATGGCTAAGCAGTCACATAAATTGGTGAATGTGAAAGATGGAGATACTGTTCTTATTGCTGCGACACCTATACCTGGTCATGAACTGGTATTTTCTAAAACCATTGATCTATTAAGTAGAGCAGGAGCCAATGTAATTTTTGGACAAAAACAAATACATGTTTCGGGACATGGGCATCAGGAAGAATTAAAAATGATGCTTAATTTAACAAAGCCAAAATATTTTATACCAATTCATGGCGAATTTAAAATGCAAAAGGCTCATGAAAAACTGGCAAAACAAGTTGGTATTGAACCTCAAAATATCTTCTTAGTTGATAAAGGAGAAGTAGTAGAGTTCAAAGGACTGAATGTTTACACTGGTGCAAAAGTACCTTCAGGGAATGTTCTGATTGATGGTTTAGGGATTGGCGATGTTGGTAATATCGTTCTTCGAGACCGCAGATTATTATCACAAGATGGAATTTTAATTGTAGTCGTAACACTTAATAAGCAGAAAAAGCAGATAACCTCAGGTCCTGAGATTATCACAAGAGGGTTCGTATATGTAAGGGAATCTGAGGAACTAATCGGAGAAGCGACTAAGGTTGTATCAAACATCGTAGAACGAAGTATGCAGGAACACTCTATTGAATGGTCTTCAATTAAACTGAGCATTCGTGAATCATTAAATCAATTTTTATATGAAAAAACTAAGAGAAGACCGATGATTCTTCCAATTATCATGGAAATTTAA
- a CDS encoding ClpP family protease, translated as MTNHDHYIKNEATEKPEGKESSIVEKIQQLGQTNVPQMGNDSKIHCLTIVGQIEGHIQLPPQNKTTKYEHVIPQIVAIEQNPNIEGLLVILNTVGGDVEAGLAIAEMLSSLSKPTVSIVLGGGHSIGVPIAVSCDYSFIAESATMTIHPVRLTGLVIGVPQTFEYLDKMQERVINFVTKNSHISEEKFKELMLSKGNLTRDIGTNVVGADAVEYGLINEVGGVGQAIKKLNSLLEKNDDDQVLQ; from the coding sequence ATGACAAATCATGATCATTACATAAAAAATGAGGCTACGGAAAAACCAGAAGGAAAAGAGAGCTCTATTGTAGAAAAAATCCAACAATTAGGACAAACGAATGTTCCTCAAATGGGAAACGATTCAAAAATACACTGCTTAACAATTGTGGGACAAATTGAAGGACATATTCAACTACCACCACAAAATAAAACAACGAAATATGAGCATGTTATTCCTCAAATTGTTGCAATTGAACAAAACCCAAATATTGAAGGTTTATTAGTTATTCTTAATACCGTTGGTGGAGACGTTGAAGCGGGACTTGCGATAGCTGAGATGCTATCATCCTTATCTAAACCAACAGTATCGATTGTTTTAGGTGGAGGCCATTCAATTGGGGTTCCAATTGCAGTATCTTGTGATTATTCTTTCATAGCAGAGTCTGCAACAATGACTATTCATCCAGTAAGATTAACAGGTCTTGTTATTGGGGTTCCACAAACTTTTGAATATTTAGACAAAATGCAAGAGCGTGTTATTAATTTCGTAACAAAGAATTCACATATTAGTGAAGAGAAATTTAAAGAGCTTATGCTGTCTAAAGGCAACCTAACTCGTGATATCGGAACGAATGTCGTTGGAGCGGATGCTGTGGAATATGGTTTGATAAACGAAGTAGGCGGCGTTGGACAAGCAATTAAAAAGCTCAATAGCTTACTTGAAAAAAATGATGATGATCAGGTGCTTCAATAA
- a CDS encoding YlzJ-like family protein codes for MIYYTMMPEELMFPHTDEEYKKQSIIEMNGIQLLVQQSENAQYEIIRVLSSDPQHYLNSELCPGQKITMSLSTI; via the coding sequence ATGATTTATTATACAATGATGCCAGAGGAACTTATGTTTCCTCATACAGACGAAGAATATAAAAAGCAATCAATCATCGAAATGAACGGAATACAACTGCTTGTTCAACAATCTGAGAATGCCCAATACGAGATTATACGAGTATTAAGTAGTGATCCACAGCACTATTTAAATTCAGAATTATGTCCAGGTCAAAAAATTACAATGTCCCTTTCTACCATCTAG